GATTCACGTACATTTTTAGCCGTTATATTCATCACTTTTATAATATTTTTCATATTTGTCATCATGTAATTAAAATGATGGGCCAATTGACCAACTTCATCTTTGCTGTGAATGTCTACTTGAATATTTAAATGGCCCTTTGTCACCATTTGAATTGATTCTGTTAATTTTCCTAAAGGTTTTGTAATTTTAGCGGATAACAAAATGATCGCTATGATGATAAGGAGTAGTACCGTTAAAGCCACAACTAACAAGAAATCTTGAATCGATTGCGAAACCTTTTGTAATTCTTTTTGGTGATAAATAGCCCCAACCTTCCAATTCGTATTTTTCACTGTGTCAAAAACAAGTTTATTGCTTTCATTATATTGGTCAAATTGAATGATTCCGGATTTATTAGAGTGTTGAAATAGTTCCATAATGTATGGGAGATTTTTTATATTTTTTCCTTGTTTCTCATCATGAACAATTGCCACTCCTGTTTTCGAGATTAATATCGGAAATCCATGATACCCGATATTCAAATCATTCATCCAGTTCGTTAAACTAGTTAAATTAATATCGGCCGCGATCACTCCTAGAAATTGCTCCCCGCTATACACAGCTTTTGAAATGGTAATGACGGAGGTCTTCGTTGCTTTATGAATGTATGGTTCACTCCAAACAGCCGTTTTCGATTGTTTCTTTGCTTCCTTATACCATTTTTGCTCAGTGAAATGATAATCAGAAGGAAACTGAGAAACAGGAGCAGCTTTTAATCTATTAGTAGGGGAAACAAAGTAGACAGACGCAACATCTTTATAATGCTTCGTATAACGATTAAAGCTTTTTTGAACACTTCGATCAAGTAAACTTAATTCCTCATGATCGACCTTATCCTGAACCCCTCGTGCAAATTGAATTAATTCATCACTCTCAGATAACATAAGTAGACTAGTTTCGTGCTTTTCTAAAAACACTTGAGTGGAATGGTTCGCTTCTTTAACAATTCCATCTATTTGTTCCATTACATCCGTTTCCATTATTTTTTCCATTTTCCAATTCGTAAAAAAAATAATGATTCCAAATGAAACCATTAACAAAATAGTTATAGGAATAATTAGTTTGAATTTGATTGATCTCAAGAACATCACAACCTTATATATACTACTTTTAGTATAAGACTTAAGATGTATAGATTAGGTTATCGCAATGTAAAGATTTTATTAAAGTTGGAGTGAGGGAAGTGGGTAAGCACACAAAAGGACTCGAAAAGAACAAAAGCGGAAGCGCCTGTCCATCGGCGTACGTATTTTGTAGTCTTTGACTGAGATAAAGGAAACGAAAGCGTGGCCTTTCACGAGCTGATGTGGACTTATCGGAGGGAGAAAACGGAGAAATCCGCTAGACGTGGACAACCCCTTTCAAAGGAGGATATCCACAGTTCTAAATTTTATAATTTTCTAGGAAAACGAAAGAAAGACAGCAAGGCAAAGATCCCCACTGTCTTTTTTATATTATTTTTCTTCTGCAACATATGGAAGAAGAGCCATTGTACGAGCGCGTTTGATTGCTAAAGTCAAACGACGTTGGTATTTAGCGCTTGTTCCTGTTACACGACGTGGAAGAATTTTTCCGCGTTCAGAAATAAACTTTTTAAGTAAGTCTACATCTTTATAATCAATATGAGTGATGTGGTTAGATGTGAAATAACACACTTTCCGACGTTTACGTCCACCTCTGCGTCCACCTGCCATGTTCAATTCCCTCCTTTACTTGTTATTTAAAACTTATCATCAAAATGGGAGATCATCATCTGAAATATCGATCTGTTGACCGTCATTTGCAAATGGATCTTCATCTATACGTGTGAAACCATTATTGTTTCGATCTTGTTGATTCTGACTAAAAGGATTGTCTTGATGTCTTTGGCTACCGCCAAACATCCCACTGTCATCGCGTCGGCTATTTCCTGCCGAAGCATTACGTGGTTCTAAAAACTGTACACTTTCAGCCAAGACCTCTGTAACGTATACACGTCTACCATCTTGTCCTTCGTAATTCCGCGTTTGAATGCGGCCATCGACACCAGCAAGGCTGCCTTTTTTCAAAAAGTTTGCAACGTTTTCCGCAGGTCTGCGCCAAACAACACAATTAATGAAATCCGCTTCTCTCTCACCTTGTTGATTCGTATAATTACGATTACAAGCAAGAGTAAAAGAAGCAACAGCAATGCCATTCGGTGTGTAACGAAGTTCAGGGTCTTTTGTTAAACGACCGACTAAAACAACTCGGTTCATCATCAGAATCAACCCCTTCCTTCTTAATTAACGTTCCACGTGAAACATTAATCGAAGAATTTGTTTGTATGATTGAACGACTACTTTTCAAAAAGTAGAAGCTATTTTACTAAACATTTCAAATGAATTATTCTTCTTCTTTAACGACAATGTGGCGGATAATATCGTCACTAATCTTTGCTAAACGATCGAATTCTTGAACAGCTTCTGGTTTAGATTGAACATGAACTAATTGATAGAAGCCTTCACGGAAATCGTTAATTTCGTATGCAAGACGACGTTTACCCCAGTCTTTAGAATCGATGAGTTCCGCACCGTTAG
The sequence above is a segment of the Oikeobacillus pervagus genome. Coding sequences within it:
- a CDS encoding methyl-accepting chemotaxis protein, whose amino-acid sequence is MRSIKFKLIIPITILLMVSFGIIIFFTNWKMEKIMETDVMEQIDGIVKEANHSTQVFLEKHETSLLMLSESDELIQFARGVQDKVDHEELSLLDRSVQKSFNRYTKHYKDVASVYFVSPTNRLKAAPVSQFPSDYHFTEQKWYKEAKKQSKTAVWSEPYIHKATKTSVITISKAVYSGEQFLGVIAADINLTSLTNWMNDLNIGYHGFPILISKTGVAIVHDEKQGKNIKNLPYIMELFQHSNKSGIIQFDQYNESNKLVFDTVKNTNWKVGAIYHQKELQKVSQSIQDFLLVVALTVLLLIIIAIILLSAKITKPLGKLTESIQMVTKGHLNIQVDIHSKDEVGQLAHHFNYMMTNMKNIIKVMNITAKNVRESVGRLQEIVEMTKDSTEQTAAAVQSISEGATDSAQMSDKADQQFHDLGNRINHISVKTDQMSSLLQKADQTSDKGFQQMSLLKKSNENSSEVVDHMQEVMIHLNDKVETIEVVVQTITQIASQTNLLALNASIEAARAGEHGKGFAVVADEVRKLAEQSSEATKKITTIIQNIQMSTKHAVEQMSKTKNSFHQQTDVVKQTNSSFQEISEFIHQIKQSISAVNVEVQEVTGKKDEMLEVVKEVAYISQEAAAASQEVHSYTENQLNSTTVVSEAMRDLTELSIQLQKEINQFKTS
- the rpsR gene encoding 30S ribosomal protein S18, producing the protein MAGGRRGGRKRRKVCYFTSNHITHIDYKDVDLLKKFISERGKILPRRVTGTSAKYQRRLTLAIKRARTMALLPYVAEEK
- the ssb gene encoding single-stranded DNA-binding protein; its protein translation is MMNRVVLVGRLTKDPELRYTPNGIAVASFTLACNRNYTNQQGEREADFINCVVWRRPAENVANFLKKGSLAGVDGRIQTRNYEGQDGRRVYVTEVLAESVQFLEPRNASAGNSRRDDSGMFGGSQRHQDNPFSQNQQDRNNNGFTRIDEDPFANDGQQIDISDDDLPF
- the rpsF gene encoding 30S ribosomal protein S6; the encoded protein is MKKYELMYIIRPNVDEDTKKAVVERFDNVLTSNGAELIDSKDWGKRRLAYEINDFREGFYQLVHVQSKPEAVQEFDRLAKISDDIIRHIVVKEEE